The Meiothermus ruber DSM 1279 genome includes the window GCTGTACACCACCAGCACCAGATCGGGCCGGCTTTCCACAGCAACCGCCCCTGCCGCAGCCAGCAGGCGCGAAACGGATTCTTGCAAGGGAATCCCCTCGTAGCGGGTAACCTGCTGGGCAGCCTGGGGCTGGTCGTAAAGCACCCGCACCCGCATCCCTGGGTTCAAAGCCCGCAGCAACAGCACCTGCCCCGCCTCGTCGGCCCCAGGCCGGGTGGGAATGGGTAGGGTGGCGGCTTCGGCCACCGCCGGTGAACCCGGCAAGGCGTCGTCCCAGGGCGCTTCGACATACGCAAAAGCATCCCCCAAATTGCGCAGCAGGTCTAGGTTGCGCGTCCGGTGGGTGGCGTCGGGATGGCGTGGAATCACCCCAAAAGCCAGCACCCGCCCACCCGTACGGGCCTGCCAGTGGGACAGCACCTCGAGGCGGCGCTGGGCCTCTTCCAGCGGGAGGGGCGAATTGCGGCTCTGCACCAGCCCGCCATACACCAGGGCATCCAGGCTGGCCACCAGGGTATGGCCGGTCTGTTCCTGCAACCAGCCCCAGAGCGCCTCCAGGCTGGCTCCTTGGCGCCCTTGGTAGAGCGCTCGAGGCGGGCAGCGTACCACCTGCCAGGTGCAGGGCGACCAGTTGGGGGGCCGATCATCGAGGGGCAGGTAGAGGGTTCCACTCGGAAAAGCCCAGCCAAGCGACACAAAGATCAAAGCAAGCAACGACGCCCATCGCATCAAGCCATGGTAAAGCAGGTTGGTGAGGAAAGTTGCAGGGGCCGGACAGCCGCGCCTGGGAGCGGATCGGCTTCAGCATCTGAGCAACCATCCCATGGCACTGGGATTCCTTTGCAGGAAAGGTGGCCTGGAGCTGGCATGGGGCAATTGAAAAAAAGAGGGCGGGCTGGGGCGGGTGACCTCCCCCCACCCCAGCGCCCTCACCTTGGATTTAGGTACTAGACCCCCACCCGCAAAAAGCGATCGGTGTAGAAGGGGCCTTCCCAACGCTGGCTGCGCGGTTCGTTGAGGATGGTGATGCGGTTTTCCAGGCGCGGCTCCCAGGAAGGCTGGGTGCGCAGGTACTCGATGAGCACCTCGGCATCGCCAAAGCCCGTATCCACCCGGAGGCCTTTGGCATCCCGCAAGACGGCAAAGCCGTCCCCACCGTTGGCGATAAAGTTGTTGGTGACAACCCGGTAGGTGGCGTTGGGGTCGAGCGGCTGGAAGCCGGTGGGGGTCTGCACCTGAACCTGGGTCACCCGGCTGCCCGCTGGGCGGGAAAGGTCGAAAGTGTAGCGAATACCAGCCACCCCCGACAGGAAGCGGCCTGCAATCTGCTCCCACTGGGAAACGCCGTTTTCTAGCGCGGCCAGAACCTCGCTGCCCTTGAGCTCGAGCACCACCAAGGTGTTGCCAAAGGGCAGTACCTCGTTGACCTGCCCAACCGTAATGTTCCCCGCCGGGATGGTGGTGCGGATGCCCCCCCCGTTCTGCAGAGCGATGGTGGTACCGGCCTGGCGGGTTTTCCAGAGCATGGCATCGGCAATCAGGTTAGCCAGGTTGGTTTCGCGGCGGCGCACATCGTTGCGCTCACCGTTGAGCACCACAGCGGCCCTGGAGATCACCTGGGCCCGCAAGGCTGCGATGGGCATGCCATAAGCTGTAATAGCGTCCAGGGCGAAGCGATCCTCAGGAAGGTTGGCGGTCAGGGGAATCACCTGGCCTTGGTGAGCCACCAGCTCGCCCCGCTCATCGAAGGTGACCTGCAGGCGGCCCACCACCTTGGCCCACTCCCAGGCCTGCACGATCAACACATCTTTGTTTTCGGGGTTTTTCACGATGGTGGGGTAAGGCCCCCCGGGGCGCAGCTCGGGGAAGGGGGTTTGCCCCAACAGGGTGTGGCTGTGGCCGCCCACAATCACCTGTACCCCCGTCACTTTGCGGGCCAGCTCCTGGTCTTGCAAGTAGCCCAGGTGGGAGAGCACCACAATGTACTTCACACCCTTGGCCAGCAGTTCCACCACGGCCTGCTGGGTGGCCGAAACCGGGTCGGTAAAGCGAACGTTGGGGCCGGGGCTGGACATGATGGGGGTATCGGGGGTGGTCAGTCCGATGATGCCCACCGGCTGCCCTCCCACGCTCACCACCGCGTAGGGCTTGATGCGCCCGGCCAGCTTGGGCTCCCTCGAGACGTCGGTGTTGGCCGAGACCACCGGGAAGCGCACCCCATTCAAAAAGTTCGCCAGCCCATCCGGCCCCAGGTTGTACTCGTGGTTGCCGGGGGCCATGGCCCGGATACCCATGCGGTGCAAAAAGAAGCGGTCGGCCAGCCCCTGGTACTGGTTGAAGTAGAGGGTTCCCTGGAACACATCGCCCGCGTGTAAAAACAGGGGGTTGGTCGCGGTTGCACGCAGGCGGTCAAACAGCGAGATCACCCGCGCAAACCCCCCCAGGCGCTGGTCTCGCTGCCCCCCCAGGGTGAGGCCACCGGTGGGCTCGAGGTGGGCGTGGGTATCGTTGATGTGAACGATGGTCATGGTGAAGCTGCCACCCTGGGCCCGGGTTAGCCCGGCCAGTGCCGCTCCACCCACCAAACCCGCTTTGAGTACTTCTCTACGACGCATGGTTCCTCCTCGCAATGTTGCAAGGCTATTTTATACCGATGCCAGGTCAGTACTACGTCATTACTTCGTAGCATGCAAAGCGAAATAAATTTGGTGTAGTTTTCGATATAGAACGGCTTGCTAAGTTTACAGCAGCGGGGCTCGAGGTTTTTTACATGCTGCCGGATGTGCGGGTTGACTGGAATTATCCCCAATCCATCCGGCCCATCCCCTCTCGTGCCGGCAGCGGCTCGTCGAAAAACGAAGCCTCACGCAGCCAAGCCTTCCTAGACATCACTGCAAAAACCCCAACTCCGGCAGGGTGAGCTGTATGTCATGAGACCAAAGGGCAGATCTGGCGGGTCAACCTGTAGCCTGCACACACCGACCTCAGAAAAAGCTTGGCTACACTGCGTTTATGCGACAGATTGTTTGCTTTACCCTGTTGTGGTTTGGCCTGGCTTCTGCGCAATCTATTAACCTGGTTCCAATCGCCAACAACCTGAACCGCCCGCTGTTTCTCACCTATTCCCCAGATGACACCGGGCGGCTTTTTATCCTCGAGCAGGGCGGCACCATCCGCATCTGGCAGAACGGGCGGCTGCTCGCAGAGCCGTTCTTGGATATAAGCAGCCTGGTGGCCTGTTGCGGTGAACGGGGCCTCTTGGGGCTGGCCTTCCATCCCAATTTCCGCCAGAACAACCTGTTCTTCATTAACTACACCAACCGCAGCGGCAACACCGTAATTGCCCGCTACCGGGCAAACGGCAACCGCGCCGAGACAGATTCCGCTCAAACCCTGCTCACCATCGAGCAGCCCTATGCCAATCATAACGGCGGCATGATTGCTTTTGGCCCGGACGGCATGCTGTACATCGGCATGGGCGATGGGGGCTCGGCCGGCGACCCCCTCAACGCCGGCCAGCGGCTTGACACTTTGCTGGGCAAGATCCTGCGC containing:
- a CDS encoding DUF4127 family protein, whose protein sequence is MRWASLLALIFVSLGWAFPSGTLYLPLDDRPPNWSPCTWQVVRCPPRALYQGRQGASLEALWGWLQEQTGHTLVASLDALVYGGLVQSRNSPLPLEEAQRRLEVLSHWQARTGGRVLAFGVIPRHPDATHRTRNLDLLRNLGDAFAYVEAPWDDALPGSPAVAEAATLPIPTRPGADEAGQVLLLRALNPGMRVRVLYDQPQAAQQVTRYEGIPLQESVSRLLAAAGAVAVESRPDLVLVVYSGGDPRRGVLTVLQGLREAPVALADIARVNRGDASLVRYLVALDLYPGLASYASWGTPGNNLGAALAQGGLFATPLCQRAGNPVAWCEERRTQVLAQAYLEYLWGEIGRPWVRARFPEPLTEEAARYVFERLQVEPMPRLGLGQLRPEGLKFPWGRSFEAEWQYRLDWAPNSQR
- a CDS encoding bifunctional metallophosphatase/5'-nucleotidase, whose protein sequence is MRRREVLKAGLVGGAALAGLTRAQGGSFTMTIVHINDTHAHLEPTGGLTLGGQRDQRLGGFARVISLFDRLRATATNPLFLHAGDVFQGTLYFNQYQGLADRFFLHRMGIRAMAPGNHEYNLGPDGLANFLNGVRFPVVSANTDVSREPKLAGRIKPYAVVSVGGQPVGIIGLTTPDTPIMSSPGPNVRFTDPVSATQQAVVELLAKGVKYIVVLSHLGYLQDQELARKVTGVQVIVGGHSHTLLGQTPFPELRPGGPYPTIVKNPENKDVLIVQAWEWAKVVGRLQVTFDERGELVAHQGQVIPLTANLPEDRFALDAITAYGMPIAALRAQVISRAAVVLNGERNDVRRRETNLANLIADAMLWKTRQAGTTIALQNGGGIRTTIPAGNITVGQVNEVLPFGNTLVVLELKGSEVLAALENGVSQWEQIAGRFLSGVAGIRYTFDLSRPAGSRVTQVQVQTPTGFQPLDPNATYRVVTNNFIANGGDGFAVLRDAKGLRVDTGFGDAEVLIEYLRTQPSWEPRLENRITILNEPRSQRWEGPFYTDRFLRVGV